The genomic DNA AGCCTATATTGACCTCTGGGTCTCAGGTGATGATGACATACTTCAGGCAGTAAAGTCTAAAGAGTATTACCTGAAGAATGAGGTAAGGGCAGCAAGCGTAACCTACAGCGAGCCCCCTGCAGAGGCCTATGGTGAAGAGTGGGAGGTTGACGAGAAACGGCTGAAACTAGCGCTGAGACAAAGGGAGGGGCCGAGAGGCCTCAGCTGAGGATACACCCTAGCGAAATCCACACTTACGTGTACTGCCCAAGGATGAGCTTCTTTGAGCTTTACTTAGGAAGGCCCAGAGGTCTAAGCGAGAGGCTTAGGCTTGCGCTGGGCAGGCTCTTTCACGTCCTCTTTATCATCCCTGACCTAATCAGGGGAGCCAGCAGGGAGAGCCCTATGTTAGTCGAGGTGGCCGACGGCGTAGTCCTCAGCGGCAGAGCAGACGCCATGATTGTCAGAGGTGACGAGGTACAGATCGTAGAGAGGAAAAGCAGCAAGGCACCCAGGAGGGGCGCCTGGGTAAGCGACATACTGCAGGCCTCTGCCTACGGCTTTATGTTGATTAGAAGGGGGAGAGCGAACAGGGTCTTAATTGAGATAAGGTACCCAACAGCTTCAAGGCTCTTTGAGCTTGACGAGGGCCTCTCCTCCATGCTGTTAAGGGCCATAGATGACCTGATTCTCGTCAAGAGGCATGGAATTGTTCCAATGGCTAAAAGGGGGTCAAGATGCCTCAAGTGCCCCTTTAAGGACATCTGCTACGAGCTTGATAAAGAGCTGGCAGTAGAAGAGGGCGAGGTTGTAGAGCCAGGCCAATGGCTTGCAGACGTCAACGTGCTTGAGCAAGGAGCTCAGGATTAATTTTAAGGTCCGGAACCTCAGCTACTTGGAGGCTAAAGGCCTTGGACC from uncultured Acidilobus sp. JCHS includes the following:
- a CDS encoding CRISPR-associated protein Cas4; the encoded protein is MYCPRMSFFELYLGRPRGLSERLRLALGRLFHVLFIIPDLIRGASRESPMLVEVADGVVLSGRADAMIVRGDEVQIVERKSSKAPRRGAWVSDILQASAYGFMLIRRGRANRVLIEIRYPTASRLFELDEGLSSMLLRAIDDLILVKRHGIVPMAKRGSRCLKCPFKDICYELDKELAVEEGEVVEPGQWLADVNVLEQGAQD